GTCCCCGTAGCCCACGGTCGTCATGGACACGACGGCCCACCAGAAGGCGTCGGGGATGCTGGGGAACTGGGAATCCCGCTCGTCGGCCTCGGCGAAGTAGACGGCGCTGGAGAAGAGGATGACCccgatgaagaggaagaagatgagcaGGCCCAGTTCACGCATGGAGGCCTTGAGGGTCTGCCCCAGAATCTGCAGCCCCTTGGAGTGGCGGGACAGCTTGAAGATGCGGAAGACCCGCACCAGGCGGATGACCCGCAGGATGGCCAGCGACATGGCCTGCTGGCCCTGCTGGGCGTCCTCTGGCTTCTCGGCCAGCTCAGTGCCCAGGGTGATGAAGTAGGGGATGATGGCCACGATGTCGATGATGTTCATGATGTTGGTGAAGAAGCCGGCTTTACTGGGGCAGGCGAAGAAGCGCACCAGGAACTCGAAGGAGAACCAGATGATGCACAGCGTTTCCACGATGAAGAAAGGGTCGGTGAAGGACGTGGTCTGCTGGTACCCGATGGTGCTGTTGGGATAGGGATGGAAACTCATCCCGCCACCGCCGTGCATGTCTTCGTTCTCATCGCGGAAGATCGGTAGCGTCTCGAGGCAGAAGCTGACGATGGAGATCAGGATGACCATGACGGACACGATGGCGATGATCCTGGCTGGCCCGGAGCTCTCCGGGTATTCAAAGAGAAGCCACACCTGCCTCTGGAATTCGTTTTCGGGCAGTGGGCGCTCCTCCTCCTTGATGTAGCCCTCGTCTTCCCGGAACATCTCCATCGCCTCTTCGCCCAGCTCGTAAAACCGGATTTCCTCTGAGAAGATGTCCAGGGGGACGTTCACGGGCCGCCTGAGCCTGCCCCCTGACTGGTAGTAGTACAAGATGGCGTCGAAGCTGGGCCGATTCCTGTCGAAGAAGTACTCATTGCGGAGCGGGTCGAAGTACCTCATCCGCTTCTTGGGGTCACCCAGGAGGGTCTCTGGGAACTGGGCCAATGTCTTGAGTTGCGTCTCGAAGCGCAGCCCAGAGATGTTGATCACCACACGCTCGCAGCACTCATGGTCAGCCTCGGGGTCGTAGGTGTCCTGGGGGTGGCCGGGGAGGGCGGCGGCTTCATCGGCAGGGTCTCCGGTGGCCACTGTCATAGTTGGGGCTGAGCAGGGGGGTCCTGGACCCGGACCGTCCGGCTGGCCGGAGGCGGCTCTCAGGGCGACGCTGCTATTCTCCTCTGGCAGGGCAGGGTGGAGGCCTCAGGGTGGCTCATGAGACGGGGACGGACGGGGAGGTCCGTGCTGAAAGACAAAATTAAGAGAATCAGGCCAGTTTGCGGTTGGCCAGCCCGGATACCGGGGGCTGCTTCTGCAGCTGCGACTTcaggccccctctccccttccccacttctcctctacctcttggccagtcttacattcattcaatcgtatttattgagtgcatactgggtgcagaacactgtactaagcgctaggaaagtacaatgcagcaataaagagagacaatccctgcccacaagtggctcacagtctcgggggaggtggggg
The sequence above is a segment of the Tachyglossus aculeatus isolate mTacAcu1 chromosome 7, mTacAcu1.pri, whole genome shotgun sequence genome. Coding sequences within it:
- the KCNA2 gene encoding potassium voltage-gated channel subfamily A member 2, with translation MTVATGDPADEAAALPGHPQDTYDPEADHECCERVVINISGLRFETQLKTLAQFPETLLGDPKKRMRYFDPLRNEYFFDRNRPSFDAILYYYQSGGRLRRPVNVPLDIFSEEIRFYELGEEAMEMFREDEGYIKEEERPLPENEFQRQVWLLFEYPESSGPARIIAIVSVMVILISIVSFCLETLPIFRDENEDMHGGGGMSFHPYPNSTIGYQQTTSFTDPFFIVETLCIIWFSFEFLVRFFACPSKAGFFTNIMNIIDIVAIIPYFITLGTELAEKPEDAQQGQQAMSLAILRVIRLVRVFRIFKLSRHSKGLQILGQTLKASMRELGLLIFFLFIGVILFSSAVYFAEADERDSQFPSIPDAFWWAVVSMTTVGYGDMVPTTIGGKIVGSLCAIAGVLTIALPVPVIVSNFNYFYHRETEGEEQAQYLQVTSCPKIPSSPDLKKSRSASTISKSDYMEIQEGVNNSNEDFREENLKTANCTLANTNYVNITKMLTDV